The DNA sequence CATTGGAAACGTTGCATAATTGCCCATCTTGTACTGTCATATTAATCGATTATCGACCCCACTTAACACCTTAAAACTACTTTCATGTGGGCTAAAACGCATTCAAAATTGTTAAAGTGAACTGATTTCTCTTCAACGACTCGAACGAGTTTACACATTCCACCATAGTCAACCAACCAGTGAAGTCAAAGCTAGCTTGACAGATAAGTAAAGTCAAGGGGATACATGTTATTTGTTTTTCCATATTGCCTTCCTAATATCAACTTGATGATTGACCCTCTTGCTCTAAAGCAGGAGAACACATATCGAGGAGCATATTAATTGAGACCGATAAGCTTCAAAGCCTACAAAATCCCTTCGGATTACCTTTCACTTATGGAATGGTGAAAGGTAAGTCCTGAAGAATGCAAGGTTATATAGCTCGTGTGAATCTCTCAGTGAAATCTGTATATGGATGAGTGTAAGAGAAACAAGGTTAACATTGTATGGTCAAGACAGGCAAGAGCGTCGTTCTTCACCGTGACAGTCGcccaaacttttcaaattgcACTATGATAGGGGAAAAACTAGTGAAGGAAAGACTAGCTAGCTGACCTTTCACCGATAGTTCTCGTTTCCTACTTCAATTTGGGAAAACAAAAACTTCATTGTAAGTTACATTGTTGTTGTATGTACTGAGAGATCAATTGATCTCAACTGTACTATGAATATGGAGCCGCAGTTCTCCCATCTCCTACCAAACTTTTTACATGGGGTATTCAGCTTCACACCAACTAGTTCGCTATGTGACTAACCTAGGGAATCTCAGCTTCGAAAATGTGTTCTGGAAAAGTCAGCGTACTTGAAAGAATGGGAGGGGCTGGTTGGTGGGCAGTCTTGTGTTTAACTTTGCTTAGCAGGTCACTGGACCACCACAGACAAGTATATCAACAAAAACTAACTCTGAGAAGTTGGAGCAGCTGCATACCTCAATTTACTTTGCATCATCACATGCTCCGCCAGAGCTGGATGCCAAAGTTGAAATCTATTTAGATTTCGCAATGCATCTTCAGACTAGTGAGAGTGACCTATAAATCAGGAGATGTACTCTGGAGAAAAGGCGAAACCATCTGAACTTCCAAGAGGAGAGATGGGCAATCAAATGAAGAAGCACTTGTGAGAGAAGGTTCTTAACCTGGACACCCCACAATTGCTTAAGCTCTTCTGAATTTTCATGCTTTTGCCTTCTCAGAAGGCACTTTCCCCATCTCCTTGCTGCTCTGGATATCCTTCTTTGTTCCTGCTTCTCTTCCTTACTCACAACCGCTAGAGCATTTAAACAAGAAACTGTGCTCATCTCCAAACATTTCATTTGCATCAATTCGAAAGAAAATAAGGATCTTGGATATTTTTCGAGACATACTGGAATTGTTGAGCAACTACATTGCATAATAACAATCGAATTTCACTTGCCAACACCTAAGATGATCTATTCTAAGAGACGCATGGACAAAGTCTCGAAACTATTAGCTGAGCACCTCTCCAATTCACACATTGGTCTCCAGATGAACAAACATGGCCTCTCAATAGATAGATACCAGGCCACAACGATTGTACTGACTGCCTAACAcataaaaggaaatttttttcacaatgCAGCTCAAGGCAAAGCGAATTATGACCCAGCAGGCGACATTTCAGGTATTCAATCATGTAGCACTGTCTGGATCCGAAGGAGGTTCCGCATTTGGAGGAGCACCATTAGAGAGCAACTTCTGAACCACGGATCTCGTCGTGCCCAAATCTCTGGCCCCCTCTGCATCCCCCAACAACTGTTTCCGATAAATCCGATGCAAATGCCCAAATAGCTCATTCTGTATCGACTTGAATGCCATGTCCAACCTCTTCAGCTGCTCCATCGCGCTATCGTTATACAGGAATAATCCATAGTACAAATCAAAGCTATCCCCCGACGTGTTCTCCACCAAATCCAACAGGGTCTCGTACCCTTTGGTATTGATCGGCGACGACTCCAATCCGAACTTCTCCAACACCCTTCCCACAGTGTGAGTCACGAACTGCGACCCGGCAGCGTACCGATCATGCTCAGCACAGCTCATCTCCACCATCCTACAACCCTCCCTGGCAAAGATATCCAAGAACTTCTCGCACCTATCGACCCTCGATTCACCCCCCCCAATCCTAACCCTATCGTACACGAAGCTAAGCCCCGCCCACGAATGCTTACCGCTCTCGGGCCCGAACATGGGATGCGTGCACAGAATGTCGAACTCGGGAGGCAGACATTTAAGCAAAAGGTCGCGAGGGAACTCCTTTACCGAGAGGACGTCGACGAAAAGGGTGCTCCTTTTGAGCCTCTGGAACGGGATCGAACGAAGGACGCGCTCGGTGGAGAGGATGGAGGTGGAGAGGAGGACGACGTCGGGGTGCTGCTCGCAGAGGTCGTGCGGGTCATCGTAGAAGTCGACGCGGAGCTCGGAGGCGACAGAGGAGTAGTCGGAGCGGGAGTGGGCGAGGATGGTGTGGCCCTGGGAGACGAAGGTCTTGGCGAGGAACTGGCCAAAGTTGCCGAAGCCGAGGATGGCGATCTTCAGGGAGGAGGATTTACGGAAATTGGAACGGAGCTGGGCCTCGTAGTCGTAAGGCTGGGCGGCGTCGAGGGACCGGACGCGGAGGGGCAGCTTGCGGCGGAGGAGATTGGGCGGTGGCGGAGAGGGGTGAGAGAACGAACGGAGGAGCGGGGTCAGGTGGGAGGTGGTTTGAGAGAGCTGTGCGGAGGAAAATGGGAGCATTCTCTGTGTGCGTCTGCgacagagaagagaagagaagggcGCTGGCAGGCAAGAGGGGAAACTGAAAACTGAATCGACGCTGGCCATGAGCAACTCTGACGCGTCAGGCCTAGACCCAGAGGTGGTAAAATAGTCAAGAACCCATATTCAATCCATATTTAACGGTAGAgcataaaaaattaaggaaaaaatcaccaaaaattctaaattatatCCGTCGTAACACATTtatctctaaatttttctttgtgatacaaaaaatcctaaaattatacGCATGTAACATATTTAACTCCAAACTTGTGCACGTTtaaattgagataaatgtgttacatggatataagtttaagatttttaatgtcacaaaaaaatattttagggtaaatatatcacacggatataagtttagggttttcgatgtcacaagcaaaaatttggggtaaatgtatcacatgagtaaaagtttgggatttttggtattaaaaaaaaaggtttagggtaaatgtgtcataattgacataatttagggtttttggtggttttttctctaaaaaatatGTTAGTTTAAATGCTTAAGCGGATCATAAATGAATTATTTATAAATCTACTGGGctctaaatggattttaaatgaattaTAAATGAGTTAGGTAAGACAACTATCTTGAAAGAGCCATAAAAtagatttcttaaaaaattcaattttttaatattttaaaatttttattattttattataatattaatattttttttctttatatttttttctcctgcCTTGGGCGCCACGAGTCGGCGATGGCCACCGGCGAGCCTAAGGAGAGCTTGGCTCACCGAGATCGGCCGAGCTCTAGCGAGCCGGGAGGCTCGGGGCTCATCCGAGATCGTGTGTGCTCGAGGCTCGTCGGGATCCGGCCTCGTGCTCGCTAGGATGCGGCTGGTTGTCGGGCTTCCCGCCTTCGCTGAAGCCTTGAATATTGACTTGCAGACGGAGGAGGGAGGTTGCAAACGGAGTtgcagaggaaggaggaaaaaagaaaaaagagaaaagagaaaataaaataaaaattaaaacacttgataaaaattacaaaatttgtattatatgatttggttaaatgagTTGGTTATGAATCGAGTCGAGTATAGGTTATTGAATTTACATTGGATGAATataggtcaaaacgggttaaattgatcaatatggatcggatcatatttgacccgacccaaaccccgAGTCGGGCCCTCAACAATGGGATTAATTCGGAAAAaatttggtgataaaaaatattttttctgtgTAATTGTAAACATACATATTTGTTTTACTGTAATTATTTTTCGTCGACTAGTCATTTCAACAAACCAAACACTTGTAAGAATTCGTCCGGTCGTCCCCCTTGCTACTAGTTCTCTTACCGCCccaacaaacacacccttactCTTGTCAATTTTATAAACCGATCTTACTGCATAGTGTTAGCGTTGCTGTCAATGTAATGTCATTATGTTCAATAGTTTTGTCAACGACCTAGGATATAGGGCGACGGATGCAATTTTGACCACAATTGATCTACTAAATAACCAAGTCCAGGATCAAGAACTTTGACATTCTCTCCTAGAAGAAAATTCACCTCTGGAATATGTGGTGAAAACTCGGGAATGCCCAGTAGCCTCGGATGATACAAGGATTCTGAGGTCTCCGATGATCAAGAACATTGACATTTGCCGCGCATAAATCTGCACTCACTCAGCTCAAGAGATTCAAGCTCTCAAGGCCTCAGCTCCTCGAGAAATGAAGACCAGGTGGCGATCATCGCCTAGACCACCGATATCGGATGGAGAACAGTACCAATTATCGTGACCAGTGAagatggaaagaagaaaaggtgtCAAAGCAACTGTTCCACTGGTCCTGCGCAGTCCTACTAGAAGAAAATGGTCCTGCTCATGATTCTTTTACTTCTGCGAAGCACACCTAGAACGAGTCGGTATGTGGGGGCATAAGAACGAGTCGACTACCTCAATTTCCTAGTACCTGCATCGTTCTAGGAACATGCCTGATGGGTGAAACATTCAGCTCTCTGTCAACACAGACCAAACGAAAGATGCTGAAGCTCCATCAAAGCAGTAGCATCGACATTCATCATCTTTCACGATCAGTCTTGTGTTTCTCAGAGAAAAACCGCATCTACAGCGAAGGGTGGTTGTAGTTGCTCTCTTTTGACGATGCAAGTTTATAGTAACGGCCAGGAAAATCAGGATCTTGCATGCTCATGAAATACTCAGGAAAGTGTCCCTAAGGAAAGGGACTTAGGCAGAGACTTCAGCTAATCTTCCCCTCTGGTGTGAGGTGATCTCAGTACAGGAGGAGGAATTAACATTGAACATAGACTCAAACTTTCGAAAGAATACCACAAAGGTCATCAGCTGAAAAATGCCACCACACCCCTAAACCAACCCCAcccccacacaaaaaaaaaaaaaaacccaacccAACCTCCCACCCCATTCGGTAATTGTTCCTTTTCATGGGGCAAACAtaaaaagtacactaaaagtgaaGAATCCAGTAGTCCATGATTCAAAATTGCCAGGTTCAGCCTTAAAACTCATGTAGACATTACCATGATAACATAAAATTCTAACCTTCATATTCATCATCGTCATCCTTAGGAATCACTAAAGCTACAGAGAACCAACACGGAAATAGATGCCGACGCCAAATTGAGTTGATGACGATGCTGCTGCCACAAAAGGGAAGTCATCCATTCCCTCCCTCAGAATATCTTGAAGAGCAGACCACCGTGAGTAGCAAAGAAGGGAGCGAACACGAGCGACTCCACTGCCATTAGCTTGATGAGGATGTTGAGCGATGGGCCTGAAGTGTCCTTCAGAGGATCACCAATGGTATCTCCAATAACAGCAGCCTTGTGAGGCTCCGATCCCTTAGGGCCAAGGGTCCTCGCATGCTCCGAAGCACCAGCCTGAAAACGAATTTCAAgatattgaagaaaaaaatccatttcGTCACACAACTTTACTTAGTGGGTCACTGAATAACCACAGACACGCCTATCAACAAATGCTAGCTTTCGAACAGTTGAAGCAGCTGCATACCTCAATGTACTTCTTCGCATTGTCCCATGCTCCCCCAGTGTTGGATGCCGAAATTGCAATCTGTTTAAAATCAAGGCCAATGAATCATTTTCATCAAGGGAAAAAACACAAGCAAATGACACAAACCAATGTGAAGCTCCAACATTGTCATAGAGATGATGATAAGAGCATTAATCAGCaaacctagtttttttttttttttggtcgaacagcAAACCTAGTTTACCTACAGATTTTGTTCAACAACGAAGAAACTACAATGTAAGCTACCAAAACAGATAGGCATCTTATTTTCATAAGAATTACCTGAACACCAGAAACAAGAGAGCCAGCCAAAACACCAGACAGTGTCTCCACACCGAAGAAGGTCCCGACAATAAGTGGTGTAAGCATGACAAGAGCACCAGGTGGAATCATCTCCTTGAGAGATGCATCAGTTGAAATTTTGACGCATCTAGCATAGTCAGGCTTTGCATGACCTTCCATGAGCCCTGGAATGCTGTTAAACTGCCTGCGGACCTCCTCCACCATCTTCAATGCTGCACTTCCCACACTTTTCATGGTCATAGCAGAGAACCAGTAAGGAAGCATGGCACCCACGAGCAAACCTATGAAGACCTTTGGTGTCAGGACATCAACGGTAGAAATTGCTGCACGACTCACAAATGCACCAAACAGAGCAAGAGACACCAGGGCAGCTGATCCAATGGCGAATCCCTACATACCAGGAGAAAGTGAAAAGTTGATCAAATATAAGATTCAAATAACAGGAAAGTAGAATTTGACAACAGGGCTAATATTAATAATGATAGATTAAAGGCAGCAcatcaaagaaaaaagatgtgATTTTCGCCAAACGTCATGCCACACTAGCAAGAATCCAAAAAGACTTGCATAATTCACCTATATATTTAGCCATGAAAAGTAATAAAAGAGTGAACTTCCCGAGCTCACTACCTCACACCACTGGCATTGAAGAATGGCctcaagtaaaaaataattgggCAATGTGCACACACACTATGAACGTGGTCTCACGAAAAATTTCTGCACAGAGACAACCTTTCCTCTGCTATGTTACGGATTTTATCAAGACAAGCTACTAAAAGGACAACGGGACAGTGTCTGTTACTATATTCATATGCAAGGATGGCCTGTACCTTTCCAATGGCCGCAGTTGTATTGCCAGCAGCGTCAAGGGCATCAGTTCTCTCACGAATTCTGTGACTCATGCCAGCCATCTCAGCAATACCTCCAGCATTGTCGCTGATGGGACCATAAGCATCTATGGCCAATCCAGTGGCAATGGTACTTAGCATACCAAGGGCAGCCACAGCAATTCCATACATGGCAGCAAAACTGAAACTCACAAAAATGCTGATGGCAATGGCAAAAATTGGGATAATGACAGATTTATATCCCAAGGCGAGGCCAAAAATAACATTGGTCGCAGCACCAGTTCTGCAGGAATCAGCAACATCTTGGACAGGGCTGTGGAGAAAAGGATCAATACATAGTCAGCACATGATCATCAACATGCCATTGCTTTACTTCAGCAATTTTAGTACCTGTAGGCATTACTGGTGTAATATTCAGTGACAAACCCAATAATTAGCCCAGCCCAAAGACCAACACCAACACACAAGAACAGCTGCCTGCAAGATCATACCCATTTTTAGCGACTGCATACGCTCAATGTATTGATCAAAACAATAAACGTCCACTGACATTTAAAGCGCTTCACATGAACAATATTGGAAGAAAGCAGCATTGAGGATCAGAAAGAGATAAGTATCATCAAAGAATTTACCAGTTCTTCACAACTTTCTGCGACCCAAAGTTGTAAATTGTGAATGATGAGGGCAGAGCAATCCAGCTAACAATAGCTATTCCAACAGTCATTAGAATCGTGGAAATAATAAGTTGCTTCTTCAATGCAGGCTCGATTTCCTTCACCGCCTTGATTTCCAAGAAGTCAGTCGCAAAGAGTGTTGTAATCAAGCAAATAAGGATACCCATAGAGCTGATAAGCAAGGGATAACACATGGCAGTGAAGTCATGCTCGATTCCAAAAGAAGAgatggaagcaacaacaagGGCCGCGCAGGATGATTCAGCATAAGAGCCAAAAAGATCAGACCCCATACCAGCAATATCCCCAACATTATCACCGACATTATCAGCAATCACCTGAATGATTAAGGCCAACCCCATTTATAACTAAAAGCGAATGATATACTTAGGTGATGGAGCTAAAGTAGGAGAGTACATACCGCTGGGTTTCTTGGATCATCTTCTGGGATATTTCTCTCTACCTTTCCAACCAGATCAGCACCAACATCAGCAGCCTTGGTATAAATTCCACCACCGACTCTTCCAAAGAGAGCCATGGAAGATCCACCAAGACCATAACCGGTAATGGCCTCAAAAAGACCTTCCCAGTCATTGCCATAGTACAACTTGAACAGATTGATTGCAATATAGAGCACAAGAAGGCCATTAGCAGCAAGAAGAAATCCCATAACTGCACCAGACCTGAAAGCAGCAATGAAAGCTTTTCCAACGCCTTTTCTCGCTTCCAAGGTAGTCCTTGCATTGGCATAGGTAGCAATTTTCATGCCAAGGAAACCAGAGACGACTGAGGTGAAAGCACCTAGCAGGAATGAAACTGTACTGAAAGCAGCAGTGGCAAGTGCAGGCTTGCACATTTTCAAAGGATCATATGTGCAAGGCTGGCTTTGGGTGCTGAAGCTCTCAACAGAGCCAAGGAAAAGGAAGATGAGAACCGCAAAAGCAACCATGAATACTCCAACGTACTGGTACTCCGTGAACAGAAAAGAAGTCGCACCTGTTACAATCATAATGGTAATTTAGGATTGCTGTTAAACAGATAAAGCAACAAATCGAAATCTTGACATTCTACGTTAGTGTGACAAAATAAGGTACAATTTAGTTAAATCCTGTTACTTTATTCCGTTGCCTAGTTTTGTTCGACCAAGttccaagaaataaaaaagcCTAACCTACAGCGCCTCCAAAAGAGTAACATAAAAGACTATATGGTTTCTGTTACAATTCACCTTTGGCAAGCCAGACAGTGTAAGTGTTAAATCCCACCAGTGGAAGAGTGACAAAAACATAATGAGTAGGACGACATGGGAAAAGGAATGATAAAAATACAGAGATCTGCAACATAATTTAATTGAATAAAAGGAACCGAATATAAATTACATCATCCCAGACCCAAAATATAATATATCGATCACCAAAAAAAGACCCAGAATATTATTGTAAATACACCTAAACATTAGTTTTTCTCAAAGCATTAAAAACAAACAAGAAACGAGAAACATATTATCACCTACAAT is a window from the Rhodamnia argentea isolate NSW1041297 chromosome 8, ASM2092103v1, whole genome shotgun sequence genome containing:
- the LOC115738058 gene encoding pyrophosphate-energized vacuolar membrane proton pump 1-like; the protein is MALLSALATEIVIPVCAVVGILFSLVQWLLVSRVKLAPEPRAPSSSSPNSNKNGYSDYLIEEEEGVNDQSVVAKCAEIQSAISEGATSFLFTEYQYVGVFMVAFAVLIFLFLGSVESFSTQSQPCTYDPLKMCKPALATAAFSTVSFLLGAFTSVVSGFLGMKIATYANARTTLEARKGVGKAFIAAFRSGAVMGFLLAANGLLVLYIAINLFKLYYGNDWEGLFEAITGYGLGGSSMALFGRVGGGIYTKAADVGADLVGKVERNIPEDDPRNPAVIADNVGDNVGDIAGMGSDLFGSYAESSCAALVVASISSFGIEHDFTAMCYPLLISSMGILICLITTLFATDFLEIKAVKEIEPALKKQLIISTILMTVGIAIVSWIALPSSFTIYNFGSQKVVKNWQLFLCVGVGLWAGLIIGFVTEYYTSNAYSPVQDVADSCRTGAATNVIFGLALGYKSVIIPIFAIAISIFVSFSFAAMYGIAVAALGMLSTIATGLAIDAYGPISDNAGGIAEMAGMSHRIRERTDALDAAGNTTAAIGKGFAIGSAALVSLALFGAFVSRAAISTVDVLTPKVFIGLLVGAMLPYWFSAMTMKSVGSAALKMVEEVRRQFNSIPGLMEGHAKPDYARCVKISTDASLKEMIPPGALVMLTPLIVGTFFGVETLSGVLAGSLVSGVQIAISASNTGGAWDNAKKYIEAGASEHARTLGPKGSEPHKAAVIGDTIGDPLKDTSGPSLNILIKLMAVESLVFAPFFATHGGLLFKLLWQQHRHQLNLASASISVLVLCSFSDS
- the LOC115738025 gene encoding arogenate dehydrogenase 2, chloroplastic; this translates as MLPFSSAQLSQTTSHLTPLLRSFSHPSPPPPNLLRRKLPLRVRSLDAAQPYDYEAQLRSNFRKSSSLKIAILGFGNFGQFLAKTFVSQGHTILAHSRSDYSSVASELRVDFYDDPHDLCEQHPDVVLLSTSILSTERVLRSIPFQRLKRSTLFVDVLSVKEFPRDLLLKCLPPEFDILCTHPMFGPESGKHSWAGLSFVYDRVRIGGGESRVDRCEKFLDIFAREGCRMVEMSCAEHDRYAAGSQFVTHTVGRVLEKFGLESSPINTKGYETLLDLVENTSGDSFDLYYGLFLYNDSAMEQLKRLDMAFKSIQNELFGHLHRIYRKQLLGDAEGARDLGTTRSVVQKLLSNGAPPNAEPPSDPDSAT